Genomic segment of Candidatus Rhabdochlamydia sp. T3358:
TAATTCTTCATTGCATGGCTTTAATATCCCAGATCCAGGGAAACTGTCTTCTCCATGCTCCTTATACTCTTGGATCCACGCGTAAAGGGTAGATTTGGCTACACCTAAATCATGAGCGATTTCGCTCATAGACTTACTGCTTTCTCGACATAGCTTTACAGT
This window contains:
- a CDS encoding transposase produces the protein MKNQEKYNREFKINTVKLCRESSKSMSEIAHDLGVAKSTLYAWIQEYKEHGEDSFPGSGILKPCNEEL